A region from the Musa acuminata AAA Group cultivar baxijiao chromosome BXJ1-10, Cavendish_Baxijiao_AAA, whole genome shotgun sequence genome encodes:
- the LOC135594996 gene encoding reticulon-like protein B2: MSEVDGSERINEKIHEYRGSSSDSDDEKPLFHNSRKKWLFGRKESVHALLGGGKSADIILWRNMQLSGSIFAGVTVIWLLFVWMGYHLLTFICHFLILLLAISFLWINGASFVNRSPPKFPEVFLPEDLFLSIAQSVRYEINEALATFYYVACGKDLKKFLMVIAGLWVLSVIGSLFSFLTLIYISFLVLYLAPVLYEKYEDRVDIVVEKAIEAINKQYQVLDAKYLQKIPHRTFSNKKQH; encoded by the exons ATGTCGGAAGTTGATGGCTCAGAGAGGATCAACGAGAAGATCCACGAATATCGAGGGTCGTCTTCGGATTCTGATGATGAGAAGCCCTTGTTTCATAATTCAAGAAAGAAATGGTTGTTTGGAAGGAAGGAATCGGTACATGCCCTACTTGGTGGAGGAAAAT CTGCTGATATCATACTGTGGAGAAATATGCAACTATCAGGAAGCATATTTGCTGGAGTTACTGTTATCTGGCTTCTCTTTGTCTGGATGGGCTATCACTTGCTCACATTTATTTGCCACTTTCTTATACTTTTGCTGGCAATATCTTTTCTCTGGATCAACGGAGCATCATTTGTCAACAG GTCTCCACCAAAATTTCCTGAAGTCTTCCTTCCTGAGGACCTATTTCTGAGTATCGCCCAATCTGTAAGATATGAAATTAATGAGGCTTTGGCAACTTTCTACTATGTTGCTTGTGGAAAGGATTTGAAGAAGTTTTTGATG GTAATTGCAGGCTTGTGGGTTCTTTCTGTAATTGGTAGCTTGTTCAGTTTCTTGACACTCATCTACATTA GTTTTTTGGTTCTGTATCTTGCACCAGTACTCTACGAGAAATATGAGGATCGTGTTGATATTGTTGTTGAGAAGGCAATCGAAGCAATCAATAAGCAGTATCAAGTGCTTGACGCAAAGTATCTTCAGAAAATTCCACATCGTACCTTTTCTAATAAAAAGCAGCACTGA